From the Paludibacterium paludis genome, one window contains:
- a CDS encoding sensor domain-containing protein: MDTEKASGFALPHEEALGAVWLVGRDRRIEFANAAACRLSGLPPDAMTGRPVDQRFFSTPDAPPLPLAQGPGLRFSREPLPDGRLLIQAAHPLHETWRQSEARFRLMFECSPVGSFHFDATGRITACNDRFVALMGSSRDALEGLDMLSLPDNRITNAVRTALAGDSGVYEGRYHSVTGRRDLDVRALFAPLTDHRGEVTGGLGLVEDFSERKHAEEALLAYRQRLALLVEQTALAVIEWDERFCVRDWNPAASQMFGYSREEAIGQHAYFILDETERQRVNDQVLQSLLSQRGGHRFTNNNLTRAGRTIICEWFNTTLVDSDGRTLGVISLVLDITERRLAEQQIRYLAHYDPLTGLPNRALLTDRAVQALNAAQSEDRPLALMFLDIDHFKNVNDTLGHSIGDALLAKLARRFGTALRRTDTVSRLGGDEFIFLLPDCDADGAAHVAQQLLAETARDCRIGLHEFSVSASIGIALYPVDGTDFETLSRAADIAMYRAKQEGRNTFRLFEPKMQERAARHLAIENALRRALERNELTLHYQPQQCLKSGRILGVEALLRWKSAELGDVPPAEFIPLAEESGLIVPIGEWVMRTAARQMVAWMAAGLPPLVVAVNLSMVQFRQSNLPARVGAILADTGLPAGLLEIELTESVSMNQPEAAIAMTRALQACGVMLSVDDFGTCYSSLAYLKRLSIDKLKIDRSFIGELDTDHDDQAIVSAIVSLAGSLGLQTVAEGVESPGQLDFLSRLGCDIAQGYLISRPLAAPDMFRWLKSRAGSVRAAPLTAATAGAEPSSV; the protein is encoded by the coding sequence ATGGATACCGAAAAGGCGTCGGGGTTCGCCCTCCCCCACGAAGAAGCCCTTGGCGCCGTCTGGCTGGTCGGCCGCGACCGGCGCATCGAATTCGCCAATGCCGCGGCATGCCGTCTGTCGGGGTTGCCGCCCGACGCAATGACCGGCCGTCCGGTCGATCAACGGTTCTTCTCCACGCCCGACGCCCCGCCTCTGCCCCTCGCGCAGGGCCCCGGTCTGCGTTTTAGCCGTGAGCCCCTTCCCGACGGGCGCCTCCTGATCCAGGCCGCCCATCCCCTGCATGAAACCTGGCGGCAAAGCGAAGCCCGCTTCCGTCTGATGTTCGAATGCAGCCCGGTCGGCAGTTTCCACTTCGACGCCACAGGCCGGATCACCGCCTGCAATGACCGCTTCGTCGCCCTGATGGGGTCAAGCCGCGATGCGCTCGAAGGGCTGGACATGCTGTCCCTGCCCGACAACCGCATCACGAACGCCGTGCGCACCGCGCTGGCCGGCGACAGCGGCGTGTACGAGGGCCGCTACCACTCGGTGACCGGGCGGCGCGATCTGGATGTGCGGGCACTGTTCGCGCCGCTGACGGATCATCGCGGCGAGGTGACGGGGGGCCTGGGACTGGTCGAGGATTTCAGCGAACGCAAGCATGCCGAGGAGGCGCTGCTCGCCTATCGCCAGCGGCTGGCGCTGCTCGTCGAGCAAACCGCGCTGGCGGTCATCGAATGGGACGAGCGCTTTTGCGTGCGCGACTGGAACCCGGCCGCCAGCCAGATGTTCGGCTACAGCCGCGAAGAGGCGATCGGGCAGCACGCCTATTTCATTCTTGACGAGACGGAGCGGCAACGGGTGAACGACCAGGTGCTCCAGTCGCTGCTCAGTCAGCGCGGCGGGCACCGCTTCACCAACAACAATCTGACCCGCGCCGGCCGTACGATTATCTGCGAATGGTTCAATACCACCCTGGTCGACAGCGACGGGCGCACCCTGGGTGTGATCTCCCTGGTGCTGGACATCACCGAGCGGCGGCTTGCCGAACAACAGATCCGTTATCTGGCGCACTACGACCCGCTGACCGGCCTGCCCAACCGCGCCCTGCTCACCGACCGCGCGGTCCAGGCCCTCAACGCCGCGCAAAGCGAGGACCGGCCGCTGGCGCTGATGTTTCTGGACATCGACCATTTCAAGAATGTCAACGACACGCTGGGGCACAGCATCGGCGACGCCCTGCTCGCCAAGCTCGCCCGGCGTTTCGGCACGGCCTTGCGGCGCACCGACACGGTGTCGCGCCTTGGCGGCGACGAGTTCATTTTCTTGCTGCCCGACTGCGATGCCGACGGCGCCGCCCACGTGGCCCAGCAACTGCTCGCGGAAACCGCGCGCGACTGCCGGATCGGGCTGCACGAATTCAGCGTCTCCGCCTCCATCGGCATCGCCCTGTACCCGGTCGACGGAACCGATTTCGAAACCCTCTCCCGCGCGGCCGATATCGCCATGTACCGCGCCAAGCAGGAAGGCCGCAACACCTTCCGGCTTTTCGAGCCGAAGATGCAGGAACGCGCGGCGCGCCATCTTGCCATTGAAAACGCGCTGCGGCGCGCGCTCGAACGCAACGAACTGACCTTGCACTACCAGCCGCAGCAATGCCTCAAAAGCGGTCGCATTCTCGGCGTGGAGGCGCTGCTGCGCTGGAAGAGCGCCGAGCTGGGCGACGTGCCTCCGGCCGAATTCATCCCTCTTGCCGAGGAAAGCGGGCTGATCGTTCCGATCGGGGAATGGGTCATGCGCACCGCGGCGCGACAGATGGTGGCCTGGATGGCGGCGGGGCTGCCTCCTCTGGTGGTGGCCGTCAATCTTTCCATGGTGCAGTTCCGCCAGAGCAATCTGCCCGCCCGGGTCGGCGCGATTCTCGCCGACACCGGACTGCCCGCCGGGCTTTTGGAAATCGAATTGACCGAAAGCGTGTCGATGAACCAGCCCGAAGCGGCCATCGCCATGACACGCGCGCTGCAGGCCTGCGGGGTCATGCTGTCCGTCGATGATTTCGGTACTTGCTATTCATCGCTCGCCTACCTCAAGCGCCTGTCCATCGACAAACTGAAAATCGACCGTTCGTTCATCGGGGAACTGGACACCGATCATGACGATCAGGCGATCGTATCGGCGATTGTCAGCCTGGCCGGTTCGCTGGGGCTGCAGACGGTGGCGGAAGGCGTCGAAAGCCCGG